The following are encoded in a window of Catharus ustulatus isolate bCatUst1 chromosome Z unlocalized genomic scaffold, bCatUst1.pri.v2 scaffold_29_arrow_ctg1, whole genome shotgun sequence genomic DNA:
- the SRP19 gene encoding signal recognition particle 19 kDa protein, with protein sequence MAAAAGAASPADKERFICIYPAYLNNKKTIAEGRRIPIDKAVENPTSTEIQDVCAAVGFNVLLEKNKMYPREWNRDVQFRGRVRIQLKQDDGNLCLPQFPTRKSVMLYAAETIPKLKTRTQKMGGSDQSLQQGEGGKKGKGKKKK encoded by the exons atggccgccgccgccggagcCGCGTCCCCAGCGGACAAGGAGAG ATTCATCTGCATTTATCCAGCTTATTTGAATAACAAGAAGACAatagcagaaggaagaaggataCCTATAGACAAG GCTGTTGAGAATCCCACATCTACAGAAATCCAAGATGTATGTGCAGCAGTAGGATTCAATGTGTTACTGgag AAAAACAAGATGTATCCCAGAGAGTGGAACAGAGATGTCCAGTTCAGAGGTAGAGTACGAATCCAACTCAAGCAAGATGATGGCAACCTATGTTTACCTCAGTTTCCAACAC GTAAATCAGTGATGCTGTATGCTGCAGAGACCATTCCCAAACTGAAAACAAGAACTCAGAAGATGGGAGGTAGTGATCAAAGCCTTCAGCAAGGAGAGGGAGGCAAGAAAggtaaagggaagaaaaagaaatga